The window TGATCGGCCTCGAGATCAAGCTCTCGCACCTGTGGTCGATGCGGCGTGACATCTTCGGCCTCGGCGGCCTCCAGGTCGTCCTGACCGGCCCGCTCGTGATGTTGTACCCGCTCCTCGTCGCGCGTTGGGCCTGGCAGTCGTCGCTCGTCGCCGGGCTCGGGCTCGCGCTCTCCTCGACGGCGATGGTGATGCAGCTCCTCGCCGAGCGCGGGCACGTCCAGGCGCCGCACGGCAAGAAGGCCTTCGCGATCCTCCTCTTCCAGGACCTCGCGGTCGTGCCGCTCCTCGCGCTCGTCGCGTTCCTCTCGCCCGTCGCGGCCGAGCATCCGGTGCCGGTGTGGCTCTCGGCGCTGAAGATGGCGGGCGCGCTCGCGGTCGTGATCCTCGTCGGCCGCTACCTGCTGAACCCCTTCTTCAGGCTCCTCGCGAGCACCGGCGCGCGCGAGATCATGACCGCGGCCGCGCTCCTCGTCGTCCTCGCCGCGGCCGGGCTCATGACCGCGGTCGGTCTCTCCTCCGCGCTCGGCGCGTTCCTCGCCGGGATCATGCTCGCGGAGTCGAGCTACCGGCACGAGCTCGAGGCCGACATCGAGCCGTTCCGCGGCTTGCTCCTCGGCCTCTTCTTCGTCTCGGTCGGCATGTCCGTCGACCTCCGCCTCATCCCGCAATACTGGGCGCTCCTCCTCGGCGGCCTCGTCGCCCTCACCGTGATCAAGATCGCGGTGGTGTACGGCCTCGTCCGCGCGACGAAGGGCACGCACGAGACCGCGGTGATGTCGGCCGCGCTCCTCTCGCAGGGCGGCGAGTTCGCGTTCGTGCTCTTCGCGACCGCGGTGGCGGCGAGGGTGATGCCGCAGGAGCAGTCGACGCTGCTCGTCACGCTCGTCACGATGAGCATGGCGCTCACGCCCCTCCTCGTCGCCCTCGCGCCGAGGCTCGTGCCGAAGACGCAGCGCACGCGCGACGAGGACTTCGAGGGCGCCGGCGGCTCCGTCCTCCTCATCGGCTTCGGCCGCTTCGGGCAGATCGTGAGCCAGATGCTTCTCGCCGAGGGCGTCGACATCACCGCGATCGACAACGACATCGAGATGATCGAGGCGGCCGAGCGCTTCGGCTTCAAGGTGTACTTCGGCGACGGGCAGCGCCTCGACGTCCTCCGCGCGGCGGGGGCGGAGCGCGCGACGCTCATCTGCGTCTGCGTCGACAAGCCCGAGGCGGCGACGAAGACGGTCGAGATCGCGCGCGAGGCGTTCCCGCTCGCGCGCCTCTACGTCCGCGCGTTCGATCGCGGCCACGTCCTCGAGCTGGTCCCGAAGGGCATCGACTACCACATGCGCGAGACCTACGAGAGCGCGATCGCGTTCGCGCGCGCCGCGCTCGAGTCGCTCGAGCGCACGCCGGACAGGATCGCCGAGCTCGAGGCGGAGTTCCGCCAGCGCGACGAGGACCGCCTCGCGCTCCAGCAGCAAGGCGGGATCGACGCGGGGAAGGAGCGCCTCCACACCCGCCCCGCCCCGAAGCCGGAGCCGCTCGTCCAGCCCCGCCGCAAGAGCGTCGCGCTGCACGAAGCGCCGGCGGAGGAGGCGAGCGAAGAGCAGCGGTAGACTGACGTGCGCGCGGTGTTCCCGCGCCTGCGCGTCGACGGCCCCGACGTCCGCGGCGAGCGCCGGGCCGACTCGCCGTACCGCTGATTACTGGATCGAGAGGAGCTCGACGTCGAACACGAGCGGGCCGGCCGGCGCGCCGGCGCGCGTCGGGTTGTCGCCGTAGGCGAGCGCGCTCGGGATCCAGAAGCGCGTCTTCTCGCCTTCGACCATGAGCTGCACGCCCTCGGTCCAGCCCTCGATCACGCGGTCGAGGCCGAACGACGTCGGCTCGCCGCGCGTGACGGAGCTGTCGAACATCTTCCCGTCGGGCGTCCACCCGGAGTAGTGCACCGTGACGGTGTCGGTCGCGCTCGGATGACGCGTGCCCTTGCCCGGGATCAGCGTCTTGTAAGCGAGGCCGGAGGCGGTCTTCTGCGCGTCGCTCGGCGCGGCGGCGACGTCGGGCGGCGCGGCGATCGACGAACCTTCGTTCGCGGTGGTCTGCTTCTCCGCGCAGCCGGCGGCGAGGAGGAGCACGACGTAGAGGAGCTTCCGCATGGTTCGACGTAGAATCGCGCGATGGCGCTCTTTCCGCACGCATTCTTCACCGTGCTGCTCCCCTCCGGCGGCGTCGTCCCCGGCACGCGGGCGGAGGGCACGCTGCAGATCCAGGTGCCGGAGCCGATCCCGCGCGCGGAGCAGGTCCAGCTCTTCTTCCGCACGCAGGCGGTGGCGGGGTACGGGTCGGGGAAGAACCGCAGCGTCTATCGGCGCGACCTCTTCGTCTCGCCTTTGACGATGGACCTCGATCGCACGAAGCCGCTCGCGGCGGGCAACTACAGCTTCCCGTTCGCGATCGATCTGCCGCCGTGGCTGCCGCCTCCGTACAAGGGGAACGACTGCTCGCTCAGCCACGTCGTCGAGGTGCGAATCGACGTCGACTGGGCGATCGATCCGAAGACGACGGTCGCGCCGGTGGTGATGATGGCGCCGGTCGAGGCGACGGGGCAGCCGCTCGCGACGCGCTCGCCGGCCGGGTTCCACGAGAGCCTCGTCGTCGACCTCACGCTCGACAGCAACTGCATCGCGGCGGGCGAGCCGCTCACCGGCCAGATCGCGCTGCGGAGCGGCCACGGCGCGCGGTTCGATGCGCTCACGATCGCGATCGCGAGCATGGCGACGATCAAGATGGCGCGCGGCGATCGGCGGCGCGGTCACGGCTCGACGATCCGCATCCCGGCGGAGGTGCTGCGCTCGGGGCAGAGCGTCCCGTTCAGCGTCGCCTACAACCCGGTGTACGTGCCGCCGACGTTCCGCAACGGTTTCATCGATCATGACGTCTTCGTCGTCGTCGAGGCCGACATCCCGTGGGCGATCGATCCCTCCTTCGAGCTGCCGATCCAGGTCCTGCCCGCGGGCTCGCGCATCCATCGCGCCGGCGGCGCCGGGCCGGTGGGGGCGGAGCGGCTCGTCCGCCTCGCGGCGGGGATGGCGCAGGCGACCGGCTTCGCGCAGGGCCGCCTGCCGGTGCTGGTCGAGGGCATGGTGGGGCCGGTGCGCGTCGTCGTCGAGGACGGACCGCGCGAGGGGAAGATCGGCCTCGACATCGCGTTCCAGTTCCCCGACGTCGAGCTCGGGACGACGCTGCGTCCGCTCGGGATGCTGGAGGGGTTCCGGCAGTCGCCGCTCCTCCCGTCGTCGCTCGCGGCGCAGTACCTCCTCCGCGTCGACGCCGATCGCGCGCGGGTCGCCGACGAAGCGCTGAAGACGTTCTTCGCGGCGGTGCTCTCGGGCTTCGACGCGGCGAGCGAGCTCCGGCTCTCCGACCATTACCTCGGAGTCCGCCATCCGCTCGCGAACGACGGCAGCGACGCGATGGTGGAGCTCGCGCGCTGGACCAAGGCGCGCGCGGAGATCCTCGCGAGCGCGATCTCGGCGCTCCCGTTCGCGCCCGCCCACGCCGCGGCCGCGCCGGCGTGGACCGCGACCGCGCGCGAGCAGAACGCGTTCTTGCTCCCGCACCTCCCCGCCATCCACGGGATCACGATGAGCACGCGCATCGTCGGCGGCGAGCAACGCACGATCGGCGTGAGCCTCCAGACGCACGTGGACGGCACCATCGCGGCGGAGCTCGATCTCCGCGGCGCGCCGCTGCCGCGCGCGGCGTGGGGCGAGCTCGAGAAGGCGGCGGACCTCGAGGGCCTCCGCGCGGTGCGCGCCGCGTTCCCGCGCATCGACGTCCACACGGTCGAGAAGGTCACGCTCGAAGGAGCGCCGTTCGCGCCCGACCCGCGGACGCTCCTCACCAGCGTCGAGCTGTTCTTCTGGTGGCTCCTCGAGTCCCGCGGCGAGCGCCGCACCGACGCGCCGTACCGCTGAGCCGAACGCGGCGGGTCGGTGGCGAGATGCTAGGCTTCGAGCATGCGAAAGGTGCTCACGTCTGGTCGCGGAGCGCGAATGCCAGGATATGGCGAAGATCGCTCGGCGCGTCTGCCCGGGAGAGAGCCGCTCCCGCGCATCGACGATCGTCTTGCGCCTCCGGAGACGCGTCTCGAGTACATCGACGGGATCGAGTACTTCGCCGCGCCAGCCGATCCGCCGCACGCGACGAAGCACTCCGACATCGACACGCTCTTGCGGATCCACGCCAAACCCAAGTACACGTGCGCCGTCGACCTCCTGACGCGGACGGGTCCGCCGAGCGACATGGCCCCGGACGTGAGCATCTATCCGAGCGGTCCCGATCCGTCGACGGGTGGACGGCGGCTCGAGAAGCTCGCCTTCGAGGTCACGAGCGAGCAGCGTCTCAGCGTCCCGACGGAGAAGGCGCGGCACCTCATCGGCCGCGGCGTTCGGCGCGTCTTCTGCATCCTCGTCAAGGAGAGGCGCGTCCTGGAGTGGTCTCGCCGCACGAACACATGGGAGCCGCTCCACCGCGACGCGGTCATTGACGACGTCGCGCTCGTCCGGCCGCTCGCCGTTCGGGAGCTCCTCGATGCCGCTCAGGTCGACGACGCCGTCGCCCGCGCGCTGCTCGCGAAGGGCAACCCCGTGATCGTCGAAGCGCTCGAGGTGCGACGCGAAGAGGGACGTGAAGAGGGCCGTGAAGAGGGCCGTGAGGAGGGGACGCTGGAGGCATCGCGCGCCGCGCTCGAGCTGGTCTTGAAGGCCCAGGGCGTGAAGGTCTCGGAGACGCTGCGTCGCGCGATCGCCGAATGCGGCGATGTCTCGAAGCTCCGGCGATGGCTTGCGCGTGCCGCGGCGGGGAGGCCCCTCGTCATACCCAAGACGCGCCGGTCACGCGCGCGGTGACGGATCCGTAAGGCGCGTCGCGGCGCCGCGCATCGTCTCGCGTCCCGCTGATGCCGCGCTGCCGGCACCGGGAAAATGAACTTGAAAGTCGTTTTCAATAACGTTAGCTTCCTTCTCATGGCGAACGTGAAGGGTGGAGTCGTGGGGCCGGTGGGGCACGTCCACGGTGGGGCGCACCGTGGCGCGTACGAGACGGCGCCCATTCAGGTGCCCGGCGCGGACGCGGTCGCGCTCGCGGCGCGGGCGGTGGCGCGGACGCGGTTCACCGAGCTCGGGTTCATCGACGTGCGCGCGGAGGCGATGCTCATGCAGCTCGACCTCGATCCCTTCGCCTTCGGCGAGGAGCGACTGCGGTCGTCGCTCGCGCGGACGATGGAGATCGACGACGTCGCGCGCGAGTTCTTCGAGCGCCATCCGCACGGGCTCGGGATCGGCTTCTTCTCCGGCCTCTGCACCCGCTTCTCGCGGATCGACAACGGGCTGCTCCGCTGGATCGACGTCGAGGTGCCCGGCGTCGCGCAGTTCCTCGCCGACACGCAGTGCGCGGATCCGCACCACCTCATCACCGCGTGCTGCGGCGTCGCCTGCAACGCCTGGATGCGCCGCCTCGCGCAGATCCCCACCCTCGTCGCCGTGCAGGGCGGGTTCGTCGGCGCGCCGCGGTCCGCGATCGAGACGTTCTTCGTGAACGTGTCGCGCGCGTGCGACGCCGGCGTCGAGATCGTCTGTGACTTCGACGAGCGCGCCCCGCTCCGCGCGCGGCCGTCGGGCGTCCTCGAGCTGCTCACGGAGGAGGGAAGCTGGGCGCGCTTCCCGCGCCTCCGCTTCGTTCGCGCGGCGGGTTCGCTCGCGCACCTTCGCGTCCACGCCTGAAACCTTCGCGTGACTTGAACCCCTCTGGAGAAGACGAGATGAACACGACCACCGAGCCCCGCGCTTTCGTCGGCCGCCCCGCGCCCGACTTCAAGATGCCTTCGACGAAGAACATGCGGACGCTCGACGAGCCGGTGTCGCTCGCCGACTACGCCGGCAAATGGCTCGTCCTCCTCTTCTATCCGCTCGACTTCACCTTCGTGTGCCCGACCGAGCTGCGCGGCTTCAGCGATCGCTACGAAGAGCTGAAGGCCGAGGGCGCCGAGGTGCTCGGCGTCTCCACCGACTCGGTGTTCACGCATCGCGCGTGGATCCAGGCGCCGCCGGCGCAAGGTGGGCTCGGCGAGCTGCGCTACCCGCTCGCGAGCGACATCACGCGCGAGGTCTCGAGCCGCTACGGCGTCCTCATCGAGGAGGCGGGGCACTCGCTCCGCGGCACCTTCCTCGTCGATCCGAAGGGCTTCCTCCGCATGGCCCTCGTCAACGACCTCGACGTCGGCCGCTCCGTCGACGAGACGCTCCGCACGCTCCGCGCCTTCAAGACGGGCGGCCTCTGCCCGATCGACTGGAAGCCGGGCGACGCGACGCTCCAGGTCTGACCGCCACGCGACCGACGGCGCGCGACGAGATAGGATCGCGGCATGATGCGCGCCGTCGTCCTCGGGTCCGTCGTCTTCTTCGCCGGCTGCACCACCTCGACTCCTCCGCCGGCGCCGGCGAACGACCTCCGGGTGCCGCCGCTGCCGCCGTCGTCGGCTTCGGCGGCGGCGCAGACCCAGACCCAGGTGCAACCGGAGCCGCGGCCGCGGCATCCCGCGGGCGAGCTGATGATCGACGATCCGAATCCGATGCCCGCGCTCGGCGGGCCGTGCAGCACCGCGGCGGCGTGCGGGAAGTCCGGCAAGCTCGCGGTCGCGCGGCGGTCGTTCCACGGCGGGCCCCCGCCGCAGACGCCGTGCAAGCTCGTCGCGCTGTCGGAGCGCGCGCACGCGATGGACAACGCGCCGATGGCGTGCGTCGACGCGGGCCGCGTCTTCGTCGCGACGGTCTGCATGTACTGCCGCATCACGAGGGAAGAGCGCTTCGTCGGCGCCATCGACGACATGACCCCCGCCCAGCTCGCGGAGGCGCAGAAGCTCGCCACGCTCCCCGCCGAGCCGCTGCTCACGACCGCCGACGCGTGGTCGCGCGCGATCGCCGCGCACGGACACTCGCCCTAGGAGCGTCGGGTCGGCTGCGGCGGCATGGGTGCGGTGTACCGCCCGTGCTTCGCCCGCGACAGCGCCCGCGTTTTCGGGCATAAGCGGGGCCGTGAAAGCGGTCGTCTTCGGTGGAACGACGGGGATCGGGCGTGCGATCGCGCGGCAGCTCGCGGAGCGAGGGGACGCGGTGTTCTTGATGAACATCGACGCCGAGGACCTGAAGAAGAGCGCGGCGGACCTGAAGGAGCGGCACCCGAAGCGCGCCGAGATCGGCCACGTCGTCTGCAACCTCGAGCACCCCGACGGGTTCGCCGCCGCGCTCGACGCGGCCGACGCGTTCCTCGGCGAGTTCGACACGATGATCGTCACCGCCGCGATGTTCGCGTCGCAGGAGGCGCTCGAGAACGACGTCGAGCTCACGCGCCGCCTCGTCACCGTGAACTACGCCCACACGGTCGTGTTCTGCGAGCACGTGCGGAAGCGCCTCCTCGAGCGCGGCGGGGGCTCGCTCGCGGTGTTCTCGTCCGTCGCCGGCGACCGCGGTCGCAAGCCGGTCGCGATCTACGGATCGAGCAAGGGCGGCCTCGCGGTGTACCTCGAGGCCCTCGATCACAAGTTCCACGCGCAGGGCCTCCACGTCACGTGCGTGAAGCCCGGCTTCGTGAAGACGGGCATGACGGCGGGCCTCAAGCCGCCGCCGTTCGCGGGCGAGCCGGAGCAGGTCGCGAAGGACGTCATCGCCGCGATCGACGCCAAGAAGCCGCTCGTCTACACGCCCGGCATCTGGGCGCTCGTCATGCTCGTCATCCGCTTCCTCCCGCGCTTCGTGATGCGCAAGATCGGGTTCTGATGAGCGCTCCCGCCGAGCAGAAGGTCCTCGTCTTCGGCGCCACCTCCGCGATCGCGGCGGAGGCGGTCTACCTCTACGCCGCGCGCGGCGACCGCCTCCACCTCGTCGGCCGGAACCGCGAGAAGCTCGACGCGGTGACGAAGCAGGCGCGCATCTCGGCGCGCGCGCCGATCACGACGCGGCAGGCGGACCTTGGCGATCTCGACGCGAACGAGGCGCTCGTCGCGGAGTGCCTCGAGGAGCTCGGCGGCGTCGACGTCGTCCTCATCGCCCACGGCGACCTCGGCGATCAGCTCGCGACCGAGCGCTCGTTCGCGGCCGCGCACGACGTGCTGAAGACGAACCTCCTCAGCGTCGTCTCGCTCCTCATCCCGCTCGCGAACGCGATGGAGGCGGCGCGCCACGGCAAGATCGGGGTCATCACGTCGGTGGCGGCGGAGCGGGGACGCCCGCGGAACTTCACCTACGGCGCGGCGAAGGGCGCGCTCAACGTGTACTGCCAGGGCCTGCGCTCGCGGCTCTACCCCGCCGGCGTGACGGTCACGACGCTGAAGGTGGGCCCCACCGACACGCCGATGACGAAGGACCACGCGAAGAACCCGTTCTTCGCGACGCCTCAGCTCGTCGCGCGCTGCAGCGTCCGCGCGATCGACGCCGGTGAGGGCGACACGTTCGTGCCGGCGCGCTGGAGCGCGATCATGCCGATCGTGAAGAACACGCCCGAGGCGGTCTTCCAGAAGCTCTCGTTCCTCTCGGGACGCTGACGGGCGACCTGTCAGTTGGCCGGGAACTTCGTCCCGCACGAGCTCAGGGGCTGCGTGGTCGGTCCTTCCCACTCGCCGTCGACGCAGCGGAACCACTTGCGGTCGTCGACGTCGCCCGGGCGGTTGCGCTGGACGCACGTGTTCTCCTCGACCGTCCGACCGAGCGACGCGCTCGCGCACGAGCCCGCCGGCGGCGGCGTGTCGATCGCGTCCTGCGTGGGGCCCGCGACTCCGTCGAAGCGGTTGCGATGGCCCTGCTGCGCGCAGTAGTCCTTGGGGATGTTGCTCGCGCTGCTGCCGGTGTAGCGGCAGACCCACGAGGGGAAGTCTTGCGAGCGCCACGTGCGGAACATCTTCACGTTGGTGGTCGGGCGCCGCACGCCGGAGTGCGCCTTGTAAGCGACGTCGACGCTCTGACCCTCCCAGACGTCGGACTCACCGACGAGGACCTTCACCGGAATGTCGATGTTGGCGGCGTTCGTGTTGCCCGAATACACCTTGGTCGTCATGTCGACGCCGATGAGGTGCGCGAGCTCGACGACGTGCTCACCCTGCATGCGATTGCAGCCGTGCGAGACGGGGCCGCGAACGAGCTCCCACTCGCCGTCGGACGAGGTGATGGGGCCGTGGAACGCGACACCCACCGAGCGTGAGAGCGCGGGGTTCACGTACGAGATGAACGGGAAGCCGCCCCACGGAGCCGAGCTGTCCGTGCGGCGAGCCCAGATGCGCTCCGTCGTGTACGTGCCCCGCGGCAGGTTGAACGAGCTGCCGGTCGCGACCGGATAGACGACGTCGATCTTCGTCCGGCCGCCGACCTGGCGCGCCTGGTCCTTCGCGTAGAAGGGGAGCCTCGAGGCGTCGTAGCCCGCCGGGAGGAAGCCCGTGACGCGCGCCGTGTGCGTGTAGCGCGACATGACGATGCTCGGGCTCTCGAGGTGCGGGAGCGGCCCGTTGTAGACCCACTTGTCGCTGTTGCTGCCGGCCCTGAGCTCGTCCTCGATGCCTTGATCCTCGTCGTCCGCCTCCGTCGCGCAGCCGGCGATGCCAAGAGCGATGAGAGCCGAGAACGACACGAAGAGCAGATGGGAGCGCATGATGAACACATCTGCGCACAAGTCACACCATGAAGGTCAGTCTGTGGGGCTCGTGTAAATTCAATAAGTTACACGCGCTTCGTGCTCCTTTACCGTGGAGGAGAGCCGATCCATGGGCGCACCTTCGCTGCCTCGGATGATCCAAACGATCGCTTGTCGGCGATGGCGCGGAGCGACTCCTCGTACGACTCGGCGAACGCGGCGACGCCCTCGTCCTCGAGCTCGGCGGCGACCTTCGCGAAGTCGACGCCGGCCGCGGCGAGCTCCTTCATCGTGCGCTCCGCCTCCTCGGCGGCGCCGTGCAAGCGGTCCTGCGGATCGCCGTGTTCGGTGAACGCCTCGAGCGTCTCGCGTGTCATCGTGTCGACCGTGTTCGGGCCCACGAGCGCGTCGACGTAGTACGTGTCGGCGACGTCCTTCTGCTTCGGTGTCGTCGAGGCCCACAAGAGGCGCTGCGGGCGGGCCCCGCGCGCGGCGAGCGCCTTCCAGCGCGGCGTGGCGAGCATCTTCTCGTATTCGGCGTAGGCGAGGCGCGCGTTCGCGACGGCGACGCGGCCGCGGAGCGGGCTCGCCTCGTCGAGCAGCGCGTCCACCTTCGCGTCGACGCGCGACACGAAGAAGCTCGCGACCGACGCGACGTCGTCGAGCCGCTCGTTCGCGGCGGCGCGGTGCTCGAGGCCGGCGAGGAACGCCTCCAGCACCTCGCGGTAGCGCGACACGGAGAAGAGCAGCGTCACGTTGATGTTCACGCCGTGGCCGAGGCACGCGCGGAT is drawn from Labilithrix sp. and contains these coding sequences:
- a CDS encoding peroxiredoxin, coding for MNTTTEPRAFVGRPAPDFKMPSTKNMRTLDEPVSLADYAGKWLVLLFYPLDFTFVCPTELRGFSDRYEELKAEGAEVLGVSTDSVFTHRAWIQAPPAQGGLGELRYPLASDITREVSSRYGVLIEEAGHSLRGTFLVDPKGFLRMALVNDLDVGRSVDETLRTLRAFKTGGLCPIDWKPGDATLQV
- a CDS encoding FKBP-type peptidyl-prolyl cis-trans isomerase, which translates into the protein MRKLLYVVLLLAAGCAEKQTTANEGSSIAAPPDVAAAPSDAQKTASGLAYKTLIPGKGTRHPSATDTVTVHYSGWTPDGKMFDSSVTRGEPTSFGLDRVIEGWTEGVQLMVEGEKTRFWIPSALAYGDNPTRAGAPAGPLVFDVELLSIQ
- a CDS encoding SDR family NAD(P)-dependent oxidoreductase, whose translation is MKAVVFGGTTGIGRAIARQLAERGDAVFLMNIDAEDLKKSAADLKERHPKRAEIGHVVCNLEHPDGFAAALDAADAFLGEFDTMIVTAAMFASQEALENDVELTRRLVTVNYAHTVVFCEHVRKRLLERGGGSLAVFSSVAGDRGRKPVAIYGSSKGGLAVYLEALDHKFHAQGLHVTCVKPGFVKTGMTAGLKPPPFAGEPEQVAKDVIAAIDAKKPLVYTPGIWALVMLVIRFLPRFVMRKIGF
- the tal gene encoding transaldolase, giving the protein MNRIERLEELGQSVWLDYLDHELLTTGELGRMAEKEGLRGVTSNPTIFEKAIAKSTAYDAAIREAEPDESDGHVLEALMTRELMRACDELRACYERLGGADGFASIEVDPTLANDTPGQIEQALRLWETVDRPNLMVKIPATRPGVTAIRACLGHGVNINVTLLFSVSRYREVLEAFLAGLEHRAAANERLDDVASVASFFVSRVDAKVDALLDEASPLRGRVAVANARLAYAEYEKMLATPRWKALAARGARPQRLLWASTTPKQKDVADTYYVDALVGPNTVDTMTRETLEAFTEHGDPQDRLHGAAEEAERTMKELAAAGVDFAKVAAELEDEGVAAFAESYEESLRAIADKRSFGSSEAAKVRPWIGSPPR
- a CDS encoding SDR family NAD(P)-dependent oxidoreductase; its protein translation is MSAPAEQKVLVFGATSAIAAEAVYLYAARGDRLHLVGRNREKLDAVTKQARISARAPITTRQADLGDLDANEALVAECLEELGGVDVVLIAHGDLGDQLATERSFAAAHDVLKTNLLSVVSLLIPLANAMEAARHGKIGVITSVAAERGRPRNFTYGAAKGALNVYCQGLRSRLYPAGVTVTTLKVGPTDTPMTKDHAKNPFFATPQLVARCSVRAIDAGEGDTFVPARWSAIMPIVKNTPEAVFQKLSFLSGR
- a CDS encoding Uma2 family endonuclease, whose translation is MRKVLTSGRGARMPGYGEDRSARLPGREPLPRIDDRLAPPETRLEYIDGIEYFAAPADPPHATKHSDIDTLLRIHAKPKYTCAVDLLTRTGPPSDMAPDVSIYPSGPDPSTGGRRLEKLAFEVTSEQRLSVPTEKARHLIGRGVRRVFCILVKERRVLEWSRRTNTWEPLHRDAVIDDVALVRPLAVRELLDAAQVDDAVARALLAKGNPVIVEALEVRREEGREEGREEGREEGTLEASRAALELVLKAQGVKVSETLRRAIAECGDVSKLRRWLARAAAGRPLVIPKTRRSRAR
- a CDS encoding monovalent cation:proton antiporter-2 (CPA2) family protein, coding for MASEHDSSLLTQAMVVLAAGVVAVPLFRRAKLGSILGYLAAGVAIGPSGLRVFDDPASIMHFAELGVVLFLFVIGLEIKLSHLWSMRRDIFGLGGLQVVLTGPLVMLYPLLVARWAWQSSLVAGLGLALSSTAMVMQLLAERGHVQAPHGKKAFAILLFQDLAVVPLLALVAFLSPVAAEHPVPVWLSALKMAGALAVVILVGRYLLNPFFRLLASTGAREIMTAAALLVVLAAAGLMTAVGLSSALGAFLAGIMLAESSYRHELEADIEPFRGLLLGLFFVSVGMSVDLRLIPQYWALLLGGLVALTVIKIAVVYGLVRATKGTHETAVMSAALLSQGGEFAFVLFATAVAARVMPQEQSTLLVTLVTMSMALTPLLVALAPRLVPKTQRTRDEDFEGAGGSVLLIGFGRFGQIVSQMLLAEGVDITAIDNDIEMIEAAERFGFKVYFGDGQRLDVLRAAGAERATLICVCVDKPEAATKTVEIAREAFPLARLYVRAFDRGHVLELVPKGIDYHMRETYESAIAFARAALESLERTPDRIAELEAEFRQRDEDRLALQQQGGIDAGKERLHTRPAPKPEPLVQPRRKSVALHEAPAEEASEEQR
- a CDS encoding L,D-transpeptidase — its product is MRSHLLFVSFSALIALGIAGCATEADDEDQGIEDELRAGSNSDKWVYNGPLPHLESPSIVMSRYTHTARVTGFLPAGYDASRLPFYAKDQARQVGGRTKIDVVYPVATGSSFNLPRGTYTTERIWARRTDSSAPWGGFPFISYVNPALSRSVGVAFHGPITSSDGEWELVRGPVSHGCNRMQGEHVVELAHLIGVDMTTKVYSGNTNAANIDIPVKVLVGESDVWEGQSVDVAYKAHSGVRRPTTNVKMFRTWRSQDFPSWVCRYTGSSASNIPKDYCAQQGHRNRFDGVAGPTQDAIDTPPPAGSCASASLGRTVEENTCVQRNRPGDVDDRKWFRCVDGEWEGPTTQPLSSCGTKFPAN